In one window of Phycisphaerales bacterium DNA:
- a CDS encoding LysM peptidoglycan-binding domain-containing protein, with protein MTQGAGRIAGGLILLVALWISVYWWWPSAPPVTYAQSDDAIRGVHPKEPPQPKPAEPVKPAPQPPAPKPEARPPQPPPDDFPKLKQAVIPPEFIEHTVQKGETFETIAKKYHGPRAKATLIAAANPMTDPTRLMPGRVILVPKDPGNIQGVPAPRDTQDGVPPSPEEEYIVQEGDTLTRIAQEVYGESRLWTLIRDANRDRLPDEASLKIGQKLRIPARPGR; from the coding sequence ATGACACAGGGCGCAGGCCGCATCGCGGGTGGGCTGATCCTCCTGGTGGCGCTGTGGATTAGCGTGTACTGGTGGTGGCCCAGCGCCCCGCCGGTCACCTACGCCCAGAGCGACGACGCGATCCGCGGCGTGCACCCCAAGGAGCCGCCCCAGCCGAAGCCGGCCGAGCCTGTGAAACCTGCGCCGCAGCCGCCCGCGCCCAAGCCCGAGGCCAGGCCCCCTCAGCCGCCGCCCGACGACTTCCCCAAGCTCAAGCAGGCGGTCATCCCGCCCGAGTTCATCGAGCACACGGTCCAGAAGGGCGAGACCTTCGAGACGATCGCGAAGAAGTACCACGGCCCAAGGGCCAAGGCGACGCTGATCGCAGCGGCGAACCCAATGACAGACCCCACGCGGCTGATGCCCGGGCGCGTGATCCTCGTTCCCAAGGACCCGGGGAACATCCAGGGTGTTCCCGCCCCCCGGGACACTCAAGATGGGGTTCCCCCCTCGCCCGAGGAAGAGTACATTGTGCAGGAGGGCGACACGCTGACGCGCATCGCCCAGGAGGTCTACGGCGAGTCGCGCCTGTGGACGCTGATCCGCGATGCCAACCGCGATCGGCTGCCCGACGAAGCATCGCTGAAGATCGGTCAGAAGCTCCGCATCCCGGCCAGGCCGGGGCGCTGA